The following are from one region of the Stanieria sp. NIES-3757 genome:
- a CDS encoding Urease accessory protein UreD produces MPETTTTQPETGWYGGLELVYANCEGKTKILHSFHQAPLKLQSPFYPEGQQICHSVILHTAGGVVGGDRLSQKIQLQPNAHSLITTAAASKIYRSNGQIAQQTVTIEIEPGATLEYLPQENIIFSGAIYRQDLRIKLAPGATWIGWEINRFGRSARGEQFVAGEWRSYTEVWQNNRPLWIDRQWLPGEAELINSINGLAGKPVVGTFSYLGKLVDKEILEKLNNLEKTSKNKGEFGVTELMSGLLCRYRGYSTAEAREWFSQVWQILRSELWKLPAIKPRVWQL; encoded by the coding sequence GTGCCAGAAACAACAACAACACAGCCAGAAACAGGATGGTACGGTGGTCTTGAATTAGTTTATGCCAATTGTGAAGGAAAAACTAAAATTCTTCATTCTTTTCACCAAGCACCCCTAAAATTGCAAAGTCCCTTTTATCCAGAAGGACAACAAATCTGCCATAGTGTAATTTTACATACTGCGGGAGGTGTTGTTGGAGGCGATCGCCTGAGTCAAAAAATTCAGCTTCAACCCAATGCTCATAGTTTGATTACTACCGCAGCAGCTAGTAAAATTTATCGTAGTAACGGACAAATTGCTCAACAAACTGTAACGATTGAGATCGAACCTGGTGCTACTTTAGAATATTTACCCCAAGAAAATATTATCTTTTCTGGTGCAATTTATCGGCAAGATTTACGGATAAAATTAGCCCCAGGGGCAACTTGGATTGGTTGGGAAATCAACCGTTTTGGACGTTCTGCTAGAGGGGAACAATTTGTAGCAGGTGAATGGCGTTCCTATACAGAAGTATGGCAAAATAATCGACCTCTTTGGATTGACAGACAATGGTTACCAGGAGAAGCAGAATTAATTAATAGTATTAATGGGTTAGCAGGAAAACCCGTAGTCGGCACATTTAGTTATTTGGGAAAACTAGTTGACAAAGAAATTCTGGAGAAATTAAATAATTTAGAGAAAACAAGCAAAAATAAGGGAGAGTTTGGAGTCACAGAGTTGATGTCAGGATTGTTATGTCGATATCGCGGTTATTCTACTGCTGAAGCAAGAGAATGGTTTAGTCAAGTTTGGCAAATACTCAGAAGCGAATTATGGAAACTTCCTGCTATTAAACCAAGAGTGTGGCAACTATAA
- a CDS encoding urease, gamma subunit UreA, whose protein sequence is MKLSPQEKDKLMIFTAALLAERRKAKGLKLNYPEAIAYISAAILEGAREGKTVAELMSHGTTLLTRDDVMEGIPEMIPEVQVEATFSDGTKLVTVHNPIQ, encoded by the coding sequence ATGAAATTATCACCTCAAGAAAAAGATAAATTAATGATTTTTACTGCTGCCTTACTGGCAGAACGCAGAAAAGCCAAAGGTTTAAAATTAAATTATCCTGAAGCTATTGCTTATATTTCTGCTGCTATTTTAGAAGGTGCAAGAGAAGGAAAAACCGTTGCCGAATTAATGAGTCATGGTACAACTCTCTTAACACGGGATGATGTTATGGAAGGAATTCCAGAAATGATTCCTGAAGTACAAGTTGAAGCTACCTTCTCTGATGGTACTAAATTAGTTACTGTACATAATCCCATTCAGTAA
- the ureB gene encoding urease subunit beta, with the protein MIPGELFTQPGEIELNQGRETIKISVANTGDRPIQIGSHFHFYEVNSALQFDREQTKGMRLNIPAGTAVRFEPGDEKEVELVAIAGSREIYGFNGLVNGQLS; encoded by the coding sequence ATGATTCCAGGCGAACTATTTACTCAACCAGGAGAAATTGAATTAAATCAAGGGCGAGAAACTATTAAAATTTCAGTCGCTAATACAGGCGATCGCCCTATTCAAATAGGTTCTCATTTTCACTTTTATGAAGTCAATTCCGCTTTACAATTTGATCGAGAACAGACTAAAGGAATGCGATTAAATATCCCTGCTGGTACGGCAGTACGTTTTGAACCAGGAGACGAGAAAGAAGTAGAATTAGTCGCGATCGCAGGAAGTCGTGAAATTTATGGTTTTAATGGCTTGGTTAATGGTCAATTAAGTTAA
- a CDS encoding hypothetical protein (conserved hypothetical protein): protein MTNEPILSSDFMSLAKEIVVGKGYILLPDLLTQTESQTARNRVLELAEQEKKAGKVIIQGVKERLYGLIYQGEIFEKMVQHPTVLSIVETLLGQDLILGGFSAHILHSGAKRMGVHVDYPYWAMSSPFPKFPILEIQVIWMIEDFTEDNGAPLFAPYSQKLAIKPDLEEFEKTAIKITGTAGTAIISHGLCWHDTSVNNTQKLRVSILGNYTPQFIHPLENNLFNYRQEIIERATTKLKHLLRHDLQSHQQQIFAMNFKMN, encoded by the coding sequence ATGACTAACGAGCCAATTTTATCGTCAGATTTTATGAGTTTGGCTAAGGAAATTGTTGTCGGCAAAGGTTATATTTTACTACCTGATTTACTTACTCAAACAGAATCTCAAACTGCTAGAAATCGAGTTTTAGAATTAGCTGAACAAGAGAAAAAAGCAGGTAAAGTAATCATTCAGGGAGTAAAAGAAAGGTTATACGGCTTAATTTATCAAGGAGAAATTTTTGAAAAAATGGTACAGCATCCTACTGTACTCTCAATAGTTGAAACTTTATTAGGACAAGATTTAATCTTAGGAGGTTTTTCGGCGCATATTCTCCATTCAGGAGCAAAAAGAATGGGAGTTCATGTAGATTATCCTTATTGGGCAATGTCTTCTCCTTTCCCCAAATTTCCTATTTTAGAAATACAAGTTATTTGGATGATCGAGGATTTTACTGAAGATAATGGCGCACCCTTGTTTGCTCCCTACAGCCAAAAATTAGCCATTAAACCCGATCTTGAAGAGTTTGAAAAAACTGCCATTAAAATAACAGGAACCGCAGGAACTGCTATTATTTCTCACGGACTTTGTTGGCATGATACTTCAGTAAATAATACTCAAAAACTGAGAGTTTCAATTTTAGGCAATTATACACCTCAATTTATTCATCCATTGGAAAATAATTTATTTAATTATCGTCAAGAAATAATTGAACGAGCAACTACTAAATTGAAGCATTTACTTAGGCACGATTTGCAATCACATCAACAGCAAATTTTTGCCATGAATTTTAAAATGAATTGA
- the sdhA gene encoding succinate dehydrogenase, flavoprotein subunit has protein sequence MILDPHIPPGRLQDKWDYYQDHCKLVSPANKRKYNILIVGTGLAGASAAATLAELGYNVKSFCIHDSPRRAHSIAAQGGINAAKNYPNDGDTIWRLFYDTIKGGDYRSREANVYRLAQISNQIIDQCVAQGVPFAREYGGLLANRSFGGAQVSRTFYARGQTGQQLLLGAYSAMSRQIAAGKIEMYTRREMLDLIVIDGKARGIIVRNLITGTIERYSGDAVLLCTGGYSNVYYLSTNARNSNVTAAWRCYKRGALFANPCFTQIHPTCIPVSGEYQSKLTLMSEGLRNDGRVWVPKQTGDRRSPDQIPESERDYFLEQKYPSFGNLVPRDVASRNAKQMTDLGKGVGETGLAVYLDFRDAINKLRKETIAERYDNLFQMYQRITGENPYQVPMRIYPAVHYTMGGLWVDYNLMSTIPGLHVLGEANFSDHGANRLGASALMQGLADGYFIIPYTLGNYLATTDLIPLDTTHPAFEEAETAVNNDIDKLISIQGDKTVMEFHRQLGKLLWDDVGMSRHREGLKEVINAIASLREEYWQNVKIPSDSHTLNKNLEFAGRVADFLELGELMARDALNREESCGGHFREEYQTSEGEAKRDDEHFAYVAAWEYQGSNQSPVMHQEKLHFENVQLTQRSYK, from the coding sequence ATGATACTTGACCCCCACATTCCTCCTGGTAGACTACAAGATAAATGGGATTATTATCAAGACCACTGCAAATTAGTTAGTCCAGCCAATAAACGCAAATACAATATTTTAATTGTTGGCACAGGTTTAGCTGGTGCGTCTGCTGCTGCCACCCTAGCGGAATTGGGTTATAACGTCAAAAGCTTTTGTATCCATGATTCTCCTCGTCGCGCCCATAGCATTGCTGCCCAAGGGGGTATCAACGCTGCCAAAAATTATCCTAATGATGGGGATACAATTTGGCGATTGTTTTATGACACCATTAAAGGTGGTGACTATCGTTCCCGTGAAGCAAATGTTTATCGTCTTGCCCAGATTAGTAACCAGATTATCGATCAATGTGTAGCTCAAGGTGTTCCTTTTGCGAGAGAATATGGAGGTTTACTGGCTAATCGTTCTTTTGGTGGGGCGCAAGTTTCGCGAACTTTTTATGCTAGAGGACAAACGGGACAACAATTATTATTAGGTGCTTATAGTGCCATGTCTCGTCAAATTGCTGCTGGCAAAATTGAGATGTATACCCGTCGGGAAATGTTGGATTTAATAGTTATCGACGGGAAAGCTAGAGGCATTATAGTTCGTAATTTAATTACAGGAACTATTGAACGCTATAGCGGTGATGCAGTTTTACTGTGTACTGGTGGTTACAGCAATGTTTATTATCTTTCAACCAATGCCAGAAACTCTAATGTAACTGCTGCTTGGCGATGTTATAAACGAGGGGCTTTATTTGCTAATCCTTGTTTTACTCAAATTCATCCTACTTGTATTCCTGTATCGGGAGAATATCAATCGAAGTTAACTCTGATGAGTGAAGGATTGAGAAATGATGGTAGAGTTTGGGTACCAAAACAAACAGGCGATCGCCGTAGTCCAGATCAAATTCCTGAGTCAGAAAGAGATTATTTTTTAGAACAGAAATATCCGTCGTTTGGTAATCTTGTTCCTCGTGATGTTGCTTCTCGTAATGCTAAACAAATGACAGATCTAGGAAAGGGAGTAGGGGAAACTGGTTTAGCAGTTTATCTGGATTTTCGTGATGCTATTAACAAGTTAAGGAAAGAGACTATTGCTGAACGTTATGACAATTTATTTCAGATGTATCAGCGAATCACAGGAGAAAATCCCTATCAAGTACCGATGCGAATTTATCCTGCGGTTCATTACACCATGGGTGGTTTGTGGGTAGATTACAATTTGATGAGTACTATTCCTGGTTTACACGTTTTAGGAGAGGCAAATTTTTCCGATCATGGTGCTAATCGTTTAGGGGCTAGTGCTTTGATGCAGGGTTTAGCAGATGGTTATTTTATCATTCCCTATACTTTAGGTAATTATTTAGCAACTACTGATTTAATTCCTCTTGATACTACTCACCCCGCTTTTGAGGAAGCAGAAACAGCAGTAAATAATGATATTGACAAGCTGATTAGTATTCAGGGCGATAAAACCGTGATGGAATTTCATCGCCAATTAGGTAAATTACTCTGGGATGATGTAGGGATGTCTCGTCATCGCGAGGGATTGAAAGAAGTCATCAATGCGATCGCTTCTCTGAGGGAAGAATATTGGCAAAATGTTAAAATTCCTAGCGATAGTCATACTCTCAATAAAAATCTTGAATTTGCAGGTAGGGTAGCAGATTTTCTCGAATTAGGCGAATTAATGGCAAGAGATGCCCTCAATCGAGAAGAATCTTGTGGGGGACATTTTCGAGAAGAATATCAAACTTCTGAAGGAGAAGCAAAGCGAGATGATGAACATTTTGCTTACGTTGCTGCTTGGGAATATCAAGGCAGTAATCAATCTCCTGTTATGCATCAAGAAAAATTGCATTTTGAAAATGTGCAGTTGACTCAGCGTAGTTATAAATAG
- a CDS encoding hemolysin-type calcium-binding region: MPYNSVGTKPLTNNSYVNSLLWDGDYWKNPTTTKNSTTIIPYSFLQPGSESFDDAYGDVVTQAYLWSNSEIQAIQTGLKAWSNVANISFVPTVSNSSTATLKFYLVDTAQLDSDNDSSTTTLGRFKTPGEPGMGTGYFNWQGWNESNLQPGGYGFATILHELGHGLGLAHPHDNAGGSLVFPGVTPGKPDDRGNYGLNQDIWTIMSYNSFVDGILPPGSSYGYQATPSALDIAAIQYLYGANTTYNTGNNTYILPVDNDFEPYYFTIWDAGGIDTITAQTATASTTINLNQAPLVGSNAGGYLCGVTGIYGGATIANGVTIENAIAGKGNDLIIGNSASNKLTGLEKSDRLSGGSGNDTLTGSNPGVLNSGAGEYDTLTGGLGADLFVLGDSAKPYYQDKGYATITDFSLAEGDKLQVFGSASDYIVQVDQQDVLIGYGTDTIVLIKNAASIANSLKTQGFSLV, from the coding sequence ATGCCTTATAACAGCGTAGGAACTAAACCTTTAACTAATAATTCTTATGTAAATAGTCTTTTATGGGATGGAGATTACTGGAAAAACCCTACTACAACCAAAAACTCCACTACGATTATTCCCTATTCTTTTTTACAACCAGGTTCAGAATCCTTTGATGATGCTTATGGCGATGTAGTTACTCAAGCTTATCTTTGGTCAAATTCTGAAATTCAAGCGATTCAAACAGGATTAAAAGCTTGGTCAAATGTAGCTAATATTTCCTTTGTTCCTACAGTAAGTAACTCTTCAACTGCTACCCTGAAGTTTTATTTAGTTGATACTGCTCAACTTGATTCTGATAATGACAGCAGTACTACAACCCTAGGTCGATTTAAAACACCTGGTGAACCTGGAATGGGAACTGGTTACTTTAATTGGCAAGGTTGGAATGAATCTAATTTACAACCAGGAGGGTATGGTTTTGCTACTATCCTCCATGAACTTGGCCATGGTTTAGGTTTAGCCCATCCTCATGATAATGCTGGTGGTTCTTTAGTTTTTCCTGGAGTTACACCAGGCAAACCAGATGATAGAGGAAATTATGGGCTAAATCAGGATATTTGGACAATTATGTCCTACAACAGTTTTGTAGACGGTATCCTTCCTCCAGGAAGTAGTTACGGTTATCAAGCTACACCATCGGCTCTTGATATCGCTGCAATTCAATATCTCTATGGCGCAAATACCACTTATAACACTGGTAACAATACTTATATATTACCTGTAGACAATGATTTTGAACCCTATTATTTTACTATTTGGGATGCTGGAGGAATCGATACTATTACAGCCCAAACCGCTACAGCTAGTACTACAATCAATCTTAATCAAGCACCTTTAGTTGGTTCTAATGCAGGAGGTTATCTTTGTGGCGTAACTGGTATTTATGGTGGTGCAACCATTGCTAATGGTGTCACAATTGAAAATGCGATCGCTGGTAAAGGTAATGATTTAATTATTGGTAATAGTGCCAGTAATAAGTTAACAGGTTTAGAAAAAAGCGATCGCCTTAGTGGTGGTTCAGGTAACGACACTCTTACTGGTTCAAATCCAGGAGTACTTAATTCTGGGGCTGGTGAATATGATACTCTTACTGGAGGTTTAGGAGCAGATCTATTTGTGTTGGGCGATAGTGCTAAACCTTATTATCAAGACAAGGGCTATGCCACAATCACTGATTTTAGCCTCGCAGAGGGAGATAAATTACAAGTTTTTGGTAGTGCTAGCGATTATATTGTCCAAGTCGATCAACAAGATGTTTTGATTGGTTATGGTACAGATACTATTGTTTTAATTAAAAATGCTGCTTCTATAGCAAATTCTTTAAAAACTCAAGGATTCTCGTTAGTCTAA
- a CDS encoding KAP P-loop domain-containing protein, with the protein MTQTEVNDISIDSCLLDPEQDLLGHASFAKYLANSVYKMNVPESFVIAVYGA; encoded by the coding sequence ATGACACAGACAGAAGTTAACGATATATCCATAGATAGTTGTTTACTCGATCCTGAACAAGATTTGTTAGGACACGCCAGTTTTGCTAAGTATTTAGCAAATAGCGTTTACAAAATGAATGTCCCTGAAAGTTTTGTTATTGCTGTTTATGGAGCTTAG
- a CDS encoding alpha amylase catalytic region, with protein sequence MVSTSSDQFSSSQSSVTVTQAEDELNLLVDEHEHKPEQELDLDFLFTRDIEFRQETIYFIVVDRFYDGDPDNSEGPNPELYDPNQEEWGKYWGGDLQGIIDKLDYLKNLGVTAIWLTPLFEQVESLFIESAAIHGYWTKDFKRLNPRFIGKDENPSLNATQEAKNTTFDRLIEELHKRNMKLILDIVCNHSTPDISGNKGELYDDGVKIADFNDDKDFWYHHYGEVTNWEDEWQVQNCELSGLATFNENNTEYRNYIKSAIKQWLDRGVDALRVDTVKHMPIWFWQEFNADILNHRPDVFIFGEWIYNSPNDPQSVEFANNSGMTILDFGLCMAIRQALGSWEEAGFHLVQDVLGLDYRYDGATELITFIDNHDMHRFQTLNSDPEVLRLAVVLLMTTRGIPCLYYGTEQYLHDDTNGDSNPYGNNDPYNRPMMTNWDTESELYRDIRLLSGLRRLNPAISLGSQWQKYLTPNVYCYIRRYRDSLTFVALNRGEAVTVETVATELPDGEHTCILTRRKFTVEDGAIHNLELEARDAIVISHVAERVKGQTIVRVQLNGVDTQPGETIVVTGNCPELGNWDIGKAYPLEYINQNTWFGEIPFNESAGKPIVYKYAMWREGQSPVRENLVSRRWVVAEEGTVKWRDRWAS encoded by the coding sequence ATGGTTTCTACCTCTTCCGATCAATTTTCTTCATCTCAGTCTTCAGTAACTGTTACTCAAGCTGAAGATGAACTAAATCTACTGGTTGATGAACATGAACATAAACCAGAACAAGAGCTAGATTTAGACTTTCTTTTTACTAGAGATATTGAATTTCGTCAAGAAACTATTTATTTTATTGTTGTTGATCGCTTTTATGATGGTGACCCTGATAATAGTGAAGGACCTAATCCAGAACTTTATGACCCAAATCAAGAAGAATGGGGTAAATATTGGGGTGGTGACCTCCAAGGGATTATTGATAAGTTAGATTATCTTAAAAATCTCGGAGTTACGGCAATTTGGTTGACTCCTTTATTTGAACAAGTTGAAAGTTTATTTATTGAAAGCGCAGCTATTCACGGTTATTGGACAAAAGATTTTAAACGCCTCAATCCTCGTTTTATTGGGAAGGATGAAAATCCTTCTCTCAATGCTACTCAAGAGGCAAAAAATACTACTTTTGATCGCCTGATTGAAGAGTTGCACAAACGCAACATGAAGCTAATTCTCGATATTGTTTGCAATCATAGTACGCCAGATATTAGTGGAAACAAAGGCGAACTTTACGATGATGGGGTAAAAATTGCCGATTTTAACGATGATAAGGATTTTTGGTATCACCACTATGGTGAAGTGACTAACTGGGAAGACGAATGGCAAGTACAAAACTGTGAATTATCGGGACTAGCAACTTTTAACGAAAATAATACTGAATATCGTAATTATATTAAATCAGCTATTAAACAATGGTTAGACCGAGGTGTAGACGCTTTAAGAGTTGATACGGTTAAACATATGCCAATTTGGTTTTGGCAAGAATTTAATGCAGATATCCTCAACCATCGACCAGATGTCTTTATTTTTGGTGAGTGGATTTACAATAGTCCCAACGATCCTCAATCGGTTGAATTTGCCAATAATTCTGGAATGACTATTCTAGATTTTGGTTTGTGTATGGCAATTCGTCAAGCTTTGGGTTCTTGGGAAGAGGCAGGTTTTCATTTAGTACAAGATGTTCTTGGTTTAGACTATCGGTATGACGGTGCGACTGAATTAATTACTTTTATCGATAACCACGATATGCACCGCTTCCAAACTTTAAATTCCGATCCAGAAGTATTGCGATTGGCAGTAGTGTTGTTAATGACTACTCGTGGTATTCCTTGTCTTTATTACGGAACAGAACAATATCTCCACGATGATACTAATGGAGATAGTAATCCCTACGGTAATAACGATCCTTACAACCGTCCGATGATGACCAATTGGGACACTGAAAGTGAATTGTATCGCGATATTCGTTTGCTTTCTGGTTTGCGTCGTCTCAATCCTGCCATATCTCTTGGTAGTCAGTGGCAAAAATATCTTACTCCTAATGTGTATTGTTATATTCGTCGTTATCGGGATTCTCTGACTTTTGTAGCTTTGAATCGAGGTGAGGCGGTAACTGTAGAGACTGTGGCTACTGAATTACCTGATGGCGAACACACTTGTATTCTGACTCGTCGTAAATTTACGGTAGAAGATGGTGCGATTCACAATTTGGAACTAGAAGCACGGGATGCCATCGTTATCAGTCATGTTGCGGAAAGGGTTAAGGGTCAAACCATTGTCCGAGTACAACTTAATGGGGTAGATACCCAACCAGGAGAAACTATTGTGGTAACGGGTAATTGTCCCGAACTCGGTAATTGGGATATTGGTAAAGCCTATCCTCTTGAATATATTAATCAAAATACCTGGTTTGGCGAAATTCCTTTTAATGAAAGTGCAGGTAAACCAATCGTTTATAAATATGCCATGTGGCGTGAAGGACAATCTCCTGTCAGAGAAAATTTAGTCTCTCGTCGTTGGGTAGTTGCCGAAGAAGGTACGGTTAAGTGGCGCGATCGCTGGGCAAGTTAA
- a CDS encoding osmosensitive K+ channel histidine kinase sensor subunit produces the protein MIDKDEFNNSKTTFSSYEMPSQRRGKHRIYIGMSPGVGKTYRMLQEAKSLLEEGIDVVIGLLETHGREETAEAAEGLELIPRQQIKRGNNTLTEMDTEAILKRQPQLVLIDELAHTNVPGSQREKRYQDVEIVLAAGIDVFSTVNIQHLESLNDLVAKITGVVVRERIPDRILDEADEVVVVDVTPETLLERLQEGKIYTPDKIERSLQNFFQRQNLVALRELALREIADNLEEIAESTTPKDKYCSIQERVLVCISTHPNSSHLLRRGARLASQMRSRLYVLYVNNPDRFLTKDQSLYLEMCEKLSEQLGGEFIRVESNNISQAIAQTAKKHFITQVVLGQTQRSRWQLFLHSSPVQELLKYLHDVDLHIIATNN, from the coding sequence ATGATTGACAAAGACGAATTTAACAACTCCAAAACTACTTTTTCCTCCTACGAAATGCCAAGTCAACGACGCGGTAAACACAGAATCTACATCGGAATGTCTCCAGGTGTCGGTAAAACCTATCGAATGCTGCAAGAAGCTAAGAGTTTATTAGAAGAAGGAATTGATGTAGTTATCGGTTTACTCGAAACTCACGGTAGAGAAGAAACCGCCGAAGCAGCAGAAGGATTAGAGTTGATTCCTCGCCAGCAAATTAAACGGGGCAATAATACTTTAACTGAAATGGATACGGAGGCGATCCTAAAGCGTCAACCTCAGTTAGTTTTAATCGATGAATTGGCTCATACCAATGTACCAGGTTCGCAGCGCGAAAAACGCTATCAGGATGTAGAAATAGTTTTAGCAGCAGGAATCGATGTTTTTTCTACGGTAAATATTCAACACTTAGAAAGTCTAAACGATCTAGTAGCAAAAATTACTGGGGTGGTAGTGCGAGAAAGAATTCCAGATCGAATACTAGATGAAGCTGATGAAGTGGTGGTAGTTGATGTTACTCCAGAAACTCTACTAGAACGTTTACAAGAGGGAAAAATCTATACTCCCGATAAAATAGAGCGATCGCTACAAAACTTCTTTCAACGGCAAAATTTAGTTGCATTGAGAGAATTAGCCCTCAGAGAAATTGCCGATAATCTCGAAGAAATTGCCGAATCTACTACCCCAAAAGATAAATACTGTAGTATTCAGGAACGAGTTTTAGTTTGCATTTCTACTCACCCTAATTCGTCGCATTTATTAAGGAGAGGAGCAAGACTCGCCAGTCAAATGCGATCGCGTTTGTATGTTTTATATGTTAATAATCCAGACCGTTTTTTAACTAAAGATCAGAGTTTATATTTAGAAATGTGCGAAAAGTTGTCTGAACAACTGGGTGGGGAATTTATTCGAGTTGAAAGTAATAATATTTCTCAAGCGATCGCGCAAACTGCTAAAAAGCATTTTATTACTCAAGTAGTATTAGGACAAACTCAAAGATCTCGTTGGCAATTATTTTTACATAGTTCTCCAGTTCAAGAGTTACTTAAATATCTGCATGATGTCGATCTACATATTATCGCCACCAACAATTAA
- a CDS encoding sigma-54 dependent transcriptional regulator, TPR domain — protein MSNEKILIIDDWKKICSIMAQALEPLGYTVAIAVNGEEGLRQLEQQTFDLILLDLRMPGMDGLTFLQQAIRLYPHVKIIIISAHGRVDNAVEAMKLGAIDFIQKPFTPQELRDIVRRVLERETISSKRELEYRTAFELAKQLKNKEQFEEAIVQVKRAIHLNPSQAEAFNLLGELQEKLGDVTKALQNYRIALNLDSAYQSARNNSIRVLQSPQSRQIWLY, from the coding sequence ATGAGTAACGAAAAAATCTTAATTATTGATGATTGGAAAAAAATTTGTTCCATCATGGCTCAGGCTCTCGAACCCTTGGGATATACAGTGGCGATCGCTGTTAATGGAGAAGAGGGACTGAGACAGTTAGAACAACAGACATTTGACTTAATTTTGCTCGATCTCAGAATGCCTGGAATGGATGGTTTAACTTTTCTCCAACAAGCAATTCGGTTGTATCCTCATGTGAAAATTATTATTATTTCAGCCCATGGAAGGGTGGACAATGCAGTAGAAGCGATGAAACTAGGGGCGATTGATTTTATCCAAAAACCGTTTACGCCTCAAGAATTACGAGATATTGTTCGTCGTGTTCTCGAACGCGAAACAATTAGTAGCAAACGAGAATTGGAGTATCGCACTGCTTTTGAGTTGGCAAAACAGTTAAAGAATAAAGAACAATTTGAAGAAGCAATTGTACAGGTAAAACGGGCAATTCATTTGAATCCATCTCAAGCAGAAGCCTTTAATTTATTAGGAGAGTTACAGGAAAAACTGGGCGATGTTACAAAAGCCCTCCAAAATTATCGAATTGCCCTTAACCTTGACTCCGCTTATCAATCTGCTCGAAATAACTCAATTCGAGTCCTGCAATCTCCTCAAAGCCGCCAAATTTGGCTTTATTAA